The genomic stretch AGTTCCTCGGCGAGGATCCGCAGCATCACGTCCTGCGGTGCACCCGCGTTCGAGCCATGGATGATCCTGATCGGGCCCTGCGCCTGAGCGACGAGGGCACACGCCGCGAGCGCTAGAGTGAGCAAGGTTCGAATGAATCTCGACATGTACGTCCTCCTGGGTCGTCTCCGCGCGCCTCGCCCGCCTAGCCGACCGGTATCGGACGCGCGCCGAATTCGCGCACCACGCGGGTGTGCGCGGCGAGCGCCTTGCGATCGATCTCCGGCCAGTAGCCCCGGCGCAGCACAATTCCGCCCGCCTCGAACCCGAGCGGGTTCGCGAACAGGCGCTCCCTCGCCTTCAGGAAACCGTTCATCTCGCCGGCATTGGAGATCGTTCGGGTCGCCACGCCCGCCTCCATCCAGCAGCCGATCTCGATCGAGACCCCGTCCCCGAGCACGGGCGTGAGCCCGAGCGCGCGGATGCGCTGCAGTGCGCTCGCCAGCATGTCGACGCTGCCGATCTTCTTCAGCTTGAGCTTGATGTGTCCGACGCCGGGGACCCCCGCCGCCCGCTCGATGTCCTCGAGGCCATAGATCGACTCGTCGAGCATCACCGACACGGTGGACACGGCTGCAACGGCGGCATTCGCGGCCCAGTCGTCGGCGCCGCAGGGCTGCTCGAAGAGTTCGATGCCGCGCGGATCGAGTCGCGAAGCGAAGGCCTTGCCGTCAGCCTCGCTGAAGCCGCGGTTCGCGTCCAGCCGGAGCGTGGCGCGCGCGTTCACGGCCCGCTGGATGAGTTCCACGCGTTCGAGGTCGTCCTGCCACCGGTAGCCGACCTTGACCTTTAGCGTGTGGAAGCCATTTGCGATCAGTCGATCGACCTCGGCGTCGATCTCGGGCGGCTCGTGCGCCTGGCAAGGCGCCAGGAGCGGCACTCTGGTGTCCTGATCGACCGAGAGCAGCGGGTGGCGCGTCACCATGTCGAGCGCCGCGAGCAGAGCGCTCACCGCGCCGGCGCTCACGTGCAGTCGCTCCAGCGCCGCGCGTCGGGCGGCCTCCAGGCCCATCCCGGTCACGCGCGCGCCCAGCTCGCAGCACACCTTCCAGGCGTCGTCGACGCTTTCCGGGGTGTAGCCGGGGACGATCAGCGCCTCGCCCCATCCCTCCCGGCCGTCGGCATCCCGGACCTCGACCACGATGGGGTCGAACAGAACCAGGTCCCCCGAGGAGAGCCGGTACGGTGCGAGCAGCGGGAACTCGAGCTGATAGACCTTGACGCGCTCGATGACCACGGGTCGCTCCCCCTACCTCACGCCGGTGTGGTCCACCCGACCGGCACGCTGGTCAGTTCACCTCCTCGCCGGCGATCTGCGTCCGGTAGAGCAGCCGGCGCGTGGCCGGATCGAACGAATCACGCCGGTGCATCGTGCAGCGGTTGTCCCACAGGATGATGTCGCCGAGCTGCCATTCCTGCCCCCAGACGAACTCGGGCTTCGTCGCGTGGGTCCAGAGCGCATCGAGCAGCGCCTCGCTCTCCTCGAGCGGCAGGCCCACCAAGTACGCGTTTCGGCGCCGGCCGAGGAAGAGGCACTTCTTCCCGGTGACCGGGTGCGTGCGCACGACAGGGTGCACGGCGCCGACCGTCCTGCGCGGATCGGTGATGTCCTCGAAGCCGACGCGCAGCTCGCCCGCGCTGTTGCGGCTCGCGTCGTGGACGCACTTCAGCGTCTCCGCGCGGCGCTTCAGTTCGCCCGGAAGCGTCTCGTAGGCGCGATACATGTTCGCGAAGTAGGTGTTGCCGCCGGCGGGCGGGATCTCCACGGCATAGAGCGCGCTCCCCTTGGGCGGCCGGGGGTTGTAGGTCATGTCCGCGTGCCAGACCGCCTCGTACGAGCCAAGCCCACCGATCGCCTTGCCATCGACCACCACGTTCGAGATCACCGTGATCTCGGGATGCTCGTCGGGGGACAGCTTCCCGGTCGGGTCACTCTTGATCGGGGCCCGGTCGAGCTCGCCGAAGTAGCGCGAGAACGCCGCCAGCTGCTCGAGCGACAGCCCCCGGTGCCCGCGGAAGCGCAGCACGAGGTGATCCGCCCACGCCTTGCGGATGACGTCGACTTCGCGCGCGCCCAGGGGGCGGGTCAGATCCACTCCCCTAACGTCGGCGCCGAGCGCCATCCCCGAAGGAATGACCGTCACGCCCCGGGTTGCGGCTGCAGCTTCGCTCATGCGCGCCTCCTCGCTTCGAATCGATCGGAAAGGTTCCTGAGCGGTACCTTAGGCGCCCGCCTTCTATCCGTCCAATCGATTTGTCGGATAGACTTATCTACCGTGACGATTAATGTGACCCTGCGTCAGCTCGAAGTCTTCATCGCCGTCGCGCGCGCGCTCAGCTTCAGCGAGGCGGCCAAGGCGATCCCTCTCTCGCAGCCGGCGCTCAGTGCGGCGATCCACAAGCTCGAGGAGGCGATCGGTGCGCGCCTCTTCGACCGGGACACGCGCAACGTCGCGCTGACACCGGTCGGGAGCGAGCTGCTCACCGTTGCCGAGGATTTGCTCCAGCATTTCGATGCCGAGCTCGCGAGCGTCCGCGACTACCTGAGCGGCAGGCGCGGGCGGGTCGCGGTTGCCGCATCACCTTCCCTCGCGTCGGGGTTTCTCCCGGAAGTGGTGGCGAGCTTCCAGCGCGCGTACCCGGGCGTCGGGTTGCAGCTGCAGGATGCCTTTTCCGACCTGGCAATCGACATGGTGCGCAGCGGCAAGGTCGACCTCGCGCTCGCCCCGGAGAAGCGCGAAGACCCGGCGCTCACCCACCTTACGCTCTTCCACGACCGGCTTGTCCTCCTCTGCCGGACTGACCATCCGCTCGCGAAGCAGCGCACGGTGAGCTGGCGCCAGCTCGTCGCGTTCAGCCACGTGGCGTTCCGGCGCACGAGCAGCGTCCGCCAGCTCGTCGAAGCCGCGTACACGCGCGAGAATTCGACGCTGCGCCCGGTCTTCGAGGTCGAGCACCTCGACACCATGGTGGGGTTCGTCGCCAACGGCCTGGGCGTGGGGGTGCTGC from Candidatus Sulfotelmatobacter sp. encodes the following:
- a CDS encoding TauD/TfdA family dioxygenase, with product MALGADVRGVDLTRPLGAREVDVIRKAWADHLVLRFRGHRGLSLEQLAAFSRYFGELDRAPIKSDPTGKLSPDEHPEITVISNVVVDGKAIGGLGSYEAVWHADMTYNPRPPKGSALYAVEIPPAGGNTYFANMYRAYETLPGELKRRAETLKCVHDASRNSAGELRVGFEDITDPRRTVGAVHPVVRTHPVTGKKCLFLGRRRNAYLVGLPLEESEALLDALWTHATKPEFVWGQEWQLGDIILWDNRCTMHRRDSFDPATRRLLYRTQIAGEEVN
- a CDS encoding LysR substrate-binding domain-containing protein, which encodes MPAEAQHEVIRPRLADDVDFARAQGAGQIHSPNVGAERHPRRNDRHAPGCGCSFAHARLLASNRSERFLSGTLGARLLSVQSICRIDLSTVTINVTLRQLEVFIAVARALSFSEAAKAIPLSQPALSAAIHKLEEAIGARLFDRDTRNVALTPVGSELLTVAEDLLQHFDAELASVRDYLSGRRGRVAVAASPSLASGFLPEVVASFQRAYPGVGLQLQDAFSDLAIDMVRSGKVDLALAPEKREDPALTHLTLFHDRLVLLCRTDHPLAKQRTVSWRQLVAFSHVAFRRTSSVRQLVEAAYTRENSTLRPVFEVEHLDTMVGFVANGLGVGVLPYSLMRRVKLGPVVYRRVTAPEIHREICLVTQKSRSLSPAAEAFSQTCIKHAEKSRAAARA
- a CDS encoding enolase C-terminal domain-like protein; protein product: MVIERVKVYQLEFPLLAPYRLSSGDLVLFDPIVVEVRDADGREGWGEALIVPGYTPESVDDAWKVCCELGARVTGMGLEAARRAALERLHVSAGAVSALLAALDMVTRHPLLSVDQDTRVPLLAPCQAHEPPEIDAEVDRLIANGFHTLKVKVGYRWQDDLERVELIQRAVNARATLRLDANRGFSEADGKAFASRLDPRGIELFEQPCGADDWAANAAVAAVSTVSVMLDESIYGLEDIERAAGVPGVGHIKLKLKKIGSVDMLASALQRIRALGLTPVLGDGVSIEIGCWMEAGVATRTISNAGEMNGFLKARERLFANPLGFEAGGIVLRRGYWPEIDRKALAAHTRVVREFGARPIPVG